A stretch of Chitinophaga caeni DNA encodes these proteins:
- a CDS encoding macro domain-containing protein — MSVVFVKGDLFNTPNLKALAHGCNCKGAMGKGIAVEFKNRFPEMYKEYKSLCTIGDFVLGSVFIYRADPFIIFNLGTQQSWRTKAELPAIRESLKKMLSAAEQYGIAEIGLPRIGAGLGGLNWGDVKEVIEDVCELSKINIVVFEEYQPS; from the coding sequence ATGTCTGTAGTTTTTGTAAAGGGGGATTTGTTTAACACGCCTAACCTTAAAGCGTTAGCTCACGGTTGTAATTGTAAAGGTGCTATGGGGAAAGGGATCGCAGTTGAGTTTAAAAATCGTTTCCCTGAAATGTATAAGGAGTATAAATCACTTTGTACTATTGGCGATTTTGTATTGGGAAGCGTGTTTATTTATAGGGCTGATCCATTTATCATTTTTAACTTGGGAACCCAGCAATCTTGGCGTACGAAGGCGGAGTTGCCCGCAATTAGAGAAAGTCTAAAAAAGATGCTAAGTGCTGCTGAGCAATACGGCATAGCGGAAATAGGCCTGCCTCGTATTGGAGCAGGGTTGGGCGGGCTAAATTGGGGTGATGTAAAGGAAGTAATTGAGGATGTTTGCGAATTATCAAAAATTAATATAGTGGTTTTTGAAGAATATCAACCATCTTAA
- a CDS encoding RHS repeat-associated core domain-containing protein gives MPGFTIIVSCITWHISTTFDIDTSWQSEGRRSYELTNHLGNVLATISDKRIPVYENDGMTVAYYDVDLLSAVDYYPFGMQMPGRVFNGGGYRYGFNGQEKSDEIKGVGNSYTAQFWEYDPRLGRRWNLDPMPQVTLSDYSTLGNNPVNNVDIKGDYFWGLFGSTSSQRQSAREFAERTGGEVKNIWKRSIYVRYQKSFTGSDGVVNVWSGSQYFNKNGSLVNPAGEVNEWKPNALYNWGQSKNFFAAVSYSFADDFYVTAQNLFIKNTFGDGNAYHLGGGSTTVSENISAFVTAGTSLVPIGGLEAVGANTAKATSTVVKAEVTVTKAGATAAKGGMTDLQLVTRAAQKAETAIGGTGRFAGTAKHTYANNLLSRYQSIYGDRGLRFNQYFNNNALYGPGNRGFLDVINRQTMTIYDYKFGNAVMSNSQFLKYSNNFQGYSIQIIRP, from the coding sequence GTGCCGGGTTTTACTATTATAGTAAGTTGTATTACCTGGCATATAAGCACGACCTTCGATATCGACACGAGCTGGCAGTCTGAAGGCCGCCGTTCCTACGAGCTGACGAACCACCTGGGCAACGTGTTGGCCACGATCAGCGATAAACGTATCCCCGTTTATGAAAATGATGGTATGACGGTTGCTTATTATGATGTAGATTTGTTGAGCGCGGTGGATTATTACCCTTTCGGTATGCAGATGCCGGGGAGGGTGTTTAACGGTGGTGGTTATCGTTATGGGTTTAATGGGCAGGAGAAGAGTGATGAGATCAAGGGTGTTGGAAATAGTTATACAGCGCAGTTTTGGGAGTATGATCCGAGGTTAGGAAGGAGGTGGAATTTGGATCCTATGCCCCAGGTTACATTAAGTGATTATTCGACCTTGGGGAATAATCCAGTTAATAATGTAGATATCAAGGGGGATTATTTTTGGGGTTTATTTGGTTCTACATCTTCTCAACGGCAATCAGCGAGAGAATTTGCAGAGAGAACCGGCGGTGAAGTTAAAAATATTTGGAAGCGGTCCATATATGTGAGATATCAAAAAAGTTTTACAGGTTCGGATGGTGTTGTAAACGTTTGGTCAGGTTCTCAATATTTTAATAAGAATGGTAGTTTAGTAAACCCGGCAGGTGAGGTCAATGAATGGAAACCTAATGCTTTGTATAACTGGGGTCAAAGTAAGAACTTTTTTGCAGCAGTATCGTATTCTTTTGCCGATGATTTTTACGTAACCGCGCAAAATTTATTTATAAAGAATACCTTTGGGGATGGCAATGCGTATCATTTAGGTGGTGGATCAACAACAGTAAGCGAAAATATTTCCGCATTTGTGACGGCAGGGACATCATTGGTTCCAATAGGCGGATTGGAGGCTGTAGGTGCGAATACGGCAAAGGCTACATCGACAGTGGTCAAGGCGGAAGTAACAGTAACAAAAGCTGGGGCTACAGCCGCTAAGGGGGGAATGACCGATTTGCAGCTCGTAACAAGGGCAGCACAGAAAGCGGAAACTGCAATTGGAGGGACAGGAAGGTTTGCAGGAACAGCTAAACATACTTACGCCAACAATCTATTAAGCCGTTATCAGAGCATTTACGGAGATAGAGGTTTAAGATTTAATCAATACTTTAACAACAACGCTTTGTATGGCCCCGGAAACAGAGGTTTCTTAGATGTAATTAACAGACAAACAATGACAATTTATGATTACAAGTTTGGTAATGCTGTCATGAGTAACAGTCAATTCCTGAAATACTCAAACAATTTTCAGGGATATTCAATCCAAATAATCAGACCTTAA
- a CDS encoding helix-turn-helix domain-containing protein: protein MDTFGKKLREGREAKGFSQAELARQIKSHHSIVGKYERDEVKPTIDVVKKLADVLDTTVGYLLGETEDRELLKDPSMMKRLNDIAKLPEQDKQCIPYALDAMINNVKLKAIQ, encoded by the coding sequence ATGGATACATTCGGTAAAAAACTAAGGGAAGGAAGGGAAGCCAAGGGGTTTTCTCAGGCGGAACTGGCAAGGCAAATCAAGTCTCACCATTCCATTGTGGGCAAGTATGAACGGGACGAAGTAAAACCTACTATTGACGTGGTTAAAAAACTGGCGGATGTACTCGATACTACCGTAGGTTATCTGTTGGGGGAAACAGAGGACAGGGAACTTTTAAAAGATCCTTCCATGATGAAGCGGCTCAACGATATTGCAAAGTTACCTGAACAGGACAAACAATGTATCCCCTACGCCCTCGATGCCATGATTAATAATGTGAAGCTTAAAGCTATTCAATAA
- a CDS encoding RHS repeat-associated core domain-containing protein, which translates to MAEDYYPFGMQMPGRVFNGGGFRYGFNGQENDNEVKGEWNQQDYGMRVCDPRLGRFLSVDPLTREYPWGIN; encoded by the coding sequence ATCGCGGAGGATTATTACCCTTTCGGTATGCAGATGCCGGGAAGGGTGTTTAACGGTGGAGGGTTTCGGTATGGGTTTAATGGGCAGGAGAATGATAACGAGGTGAAGGGAGAATGGAATCAACAGGATTACGGAATGCGGGTGTGTGATCCGAGGTTAGGGCGGTTTTTGAGCGTGGATCCGTTGACGAGGGAATATCCGTGGGGCATTAATTAA
- a CDS encoding toxin C-terminal domain-containing protein — MRIKLFSDNIACTVAAFCIYRVAIPDFYLKEVDARINNGTAIPQDYQYQDEIKKRKKGNLSGKEENEIVQFIQGIGSNAKKIVIKLPKGFKKTNLVSHGQKVYSDVKRWITPDKDGHNGGVWKVYDNPNDVGKNKKHRDGTYDSDLNKIGN, encoded by the coding sequence TTGAGGATTAAGTTATTTTCTGACAATATCGCTTGCACTGTAGCGGCTTTCTGCATTTACAGGGTAGCAATACCAGATTTTTATTTAAAGGAAGTTGACGCTAGGATTAATAATGGTACTGCAATTCCTCAAGACTATCAATATCAGGATGAAATCAAAAAGAGGAAGAAAGGTAATTTAAGTGGTAAGGAGGAGAATGAAATAGTCCAATTTATTCAAGGGATTGGTTCAAATGCTAAAAAAATAGTTATAAAACTACCTAAAGGGTTTAAAAAAACTAATCTGGTTTCTCATGGACAGAAAGTATATTCGGATGTCAAACGGTGGATTACTCCTGATAAAGATGGGCATAATGGAGGGGTTTGGAAAGTATATGATAATCCAAATGATGTTGGTAAAAATAAAAAACATAGAGATGGAACTTATGATTCTGATTTAAATAAAATTGGTAATTAA